Proteins from one Anopheles nili chromosome 2, idAnoNiliSN_F5_01, whole genome shotgun sequence genomic window:
- the LOC128730612 gene encoding Ig-like and fibronectin type-III domain-containing protein 1 translates to MVMASDQARLLLLLAVLLTDAGQAADPVGTGGPSMVHVGEDALLTCVVMTPFNNDTVLWRKGPHEILSAGMNRVTGDKRVSVLHDDSPKGRTPLGGDVWVLLIKEARLNDSDVYVCEVNSDPIVRSFHPLTVRQPKKKPTSGSNATEPGATATSQSTSPETATSEEDDSSDVYIDSEEEVSPDGVPLVTHDFTDCCHANNVSEGCMGFCVLHNILDGSAGAEPEQCERDFPNIVRCMADGRNHVPCCVEKGIPDLCQDMCRGEYTPFTDLLKSRVSCVQHTLPGLQCILDNIQRLPSEPQSVSVEPLTERSLQVSWQAPEKLGATVKYYQVNATRLHAFDQDFLANATDAKDGLVTVRVPANQTMAVLSNLSPFTMYTVTVSAQNDHGTSLPSMRIRALTLEGGVVSKQTSVAVVPVLPDVRGCCMKKGITHRTCLEKMCDPVKADFTEVPDLMVCAPWANITFACLANNIDHTPCCKSRGIPEGCLSFCSGTVKAINFNYFKCLQYMSEYSSCLLQGYGVLSGPPSKLKAPLIASHFVVLEWKPPKILPDTVTAYHLHYRKLGSGEEYSVLEKDQAPVIVEDLEAATYYEAFVVAVNAHGKGGPSPRLVFQTKRDSLMEPTHTQYNISACCHASGLLPQCAPLCSYDAKMSDIQKLGNTCRGQIGTIVRCSAGGRDHTSCCARRAVPPKCQSLCRGVITSSPAECLPFAGNIIQCFEEGIGHIPAPIEDLHVTSVTNTSISLAWVPSEMDANNTENRPIDYLVQYGKVNNMTMYETVIKLEHELNTTETDVELKELEPKALYRITVVARGDHGTSLPSSMLLINTSRTDSASTVYGAPSPPHSLSVSAHSATWITVSWQPPEFSHPHESITYRVIHKVANNYTVIDTRLLWVRVNNLLPNTQHIVYVVAIGSKGTSLPSETLVAWTDPALPAYVDPPTVHPSDIISEGGSMTILCLAMGNPAPTISLYVGGHLVRQDTSRHMITVIHNVTTDMEHISCYADNGYGIPMQAAKKVNISFAPRIQASGITVASVGESVDLRCTIRARPIPKTMFWRDHDGRVPVIQGGNYDMSMKNDVDDNSLYVMTLSIAKLSSQDVGDYFCHAENALGSSTRAVSVRIRNTAASSNISECCMAQNVSSACMSACSFYIDIESVIDRPECIVDFDKLMRCAADGSDHRGCCASKEVPRRCLNWCRGEPITPPGICALQHTRTIVGCFQENRDRLPGPPQNLKVQVLSDEEVLIRWDPPAKNPTTVEGYRVFWHDLEPVTDNLSNVINGLATSRLDAKETSIKLEGLKPNVMYELVIKAGNHLGASVLSDPLRFTLGDQHITSASHGTNAGVVSGIIAGLLAIMLAIAAIFVVKQRRFGQKQANGGVAFENPSYLREMNVEHVQIPAVSGQGVGNGADWRQESLHTANGTATTGLNHDNAVVPMATEVNPSLYEELKLGHDRAGFKRLVS, encoded by the exons ATGGTGATGGCTTCCGACCAGGCGcggcttcttctgctgctggccgTGCTGTTAACCGATGCCGGCCAAGCCGCAGACCCCGTGG GCACGGGCGGTCCTTCGATGGTGCACGTCGGCGAGGACGCGCTGCTGACCTGCGTCGTGATGACGCCCTTCAACAACGACACCGTCCTGTGGCGCAAGGGACCGCACGAGATCCTGTCGGCCGGCATGAACCGGGTCACCGGTGACAAGCGGGTCAGCGTGCTGCACGACGACT CACCCAAGGGCAGAACTCCACTCGGCGGAGACGTGTGGGTTCTACTCATTAAAGAGGCCCGCTTAAACGATTCGgatgtgtacgtgtgcgaggTGAACAGTGACCCGATTGTGAGGAGTTTCCATCCTCTGACAG TTCGTCAACCTAAGAAGAAACCAACTTCCGGTTCGAACGCGACGGAACCGGGAGCGACTGCTACGAGTCAATCGACGTCACCGGAAACGGCCACCTCGGAGGAAGACGACTCATCGGACGTTTACATCGACTCCGAGGAGGAAGTAAGCCCTGACGGTGTACCACTTGTGACGCATGATTTCACCGACTGTTGCCATGCCAACAACGTGTCCGAAGGTTGTATGGGTTTTTGCGTGCTGCACAACATCCTCGACGGATCGGCCGGTGCTGAGCCGGAGCAGTGTGAGCGAGATTTCCCGAACATTGTGCGATGTATGGCGGACGGACGCAACCACGTGCCGTGTTGTGTTGAGAAAGGCATCCCGGATCTCTGCCAGGATATGTGTCGCGGCGAGTACACACCGTTTACGGATTTGCTTAAATCGCGCGTGTCTTGTGTGCAGCACACTCTGCCCGGGTTGCAGTGCATTCTGGACAACATCCAGCGGCTACCGTCGGAACCACAATCGGTGTCCGTCGAGCCACTGACCGAGCGTTCGCTGCAGGTGAGCTGGCAGGCTCCGGAAAAGCTGGGTGCAACCGTTAAGTACTACCAGGTGAACGCTACCAGACTGCACGCGTTTGATCAGGACTTTTTGGCGAATGCGACCGACGCGAAGGATGGCCTGGTGACGGTGAGGGTGCCCGCGAACCAAACGATGGCTGTCCTGTCCAACTTGAGCCCGTTCACGATGTACACCGTCACTGTGAGTGCACAGAACGATCATGGCACTAGTCTGCCAAGTATGCGCATTCGTGCTCTCACGCTCGAGGGTGGTGTCGTCAGCAAACAGACCAGTGTCGCTGTGGTTCCAGTGCTTCCAG ATGTCCGCGGTTGCTGCATGAAGAAAGGCATCACGCACCGCACCTGCCTAGAGAAGATGTGCGATCCCGTGAAAGCCGACTTCACCGAAGTACCCGATCTGATGGTATGCGCCCCATGGGCCAACATCACATTCGCCTGCCTAGCGAACAACATCGATCACACACCGTGTTGCAAGAGCCGTGGCATTCCCGAAGGATGCCTGTCATTCTGCTCCGGCACCGTGAAAGCGATCAACTTCAACTACTTCAAATGCCTGCAGTACATGTCCGAGTACAGCAGCTGTTTGCTGCAGGGCTACGGTGTCCTTTCGGGTCCACCATCGAAGCTAAAGGCGCCGCTGATCGCGAGCCACTTTGTGGTGCTTGAGTGGAAACCTCCGAAGATCCTGCCGGATACGGTGACCGCGTACCATCTGCACTACCGCAAACTGGGCAGTGGCGAAGAGTACAGCGTGCTCGAGAAGGATCAAGCCCCTGTGATCGTGGAGGATCTTGAAGCAGCTACCTACTATGAAGCGTTCGTTGTTGCGGTCAACGCTCACGGCAAGGGTGGACCATCACCTCGCTTAGTGTTCCAAACGAAACGCGACTCACTGATGGAACCAACGCACACGCAGTACAACATATCAGCTTGCTGTCATGCGTCAGGACTGCTGCCACAGTGTGCACCGCTCTGTAGCTACGACGCGAAGATGTCCGACATCCAGAAGTTGGGTAATACCTGCCGTGGACAGATCGGAACCATCGTCCGGTGTAGTGCTGGTGGGCGTGATCATACGTCGTGTTGTGCACGTCGTGCGGTACCACCGAAATGTCAGTCACTTTGTCGTGGCGTTATCACAAGCTCACCGGCCGAATGTCTCCCATTCGCGGGTAACATCATCCAGTGCTTCGAGGAAGGCATCGGGCACATTCCGGCACCGATCGAGGATCTGCACGTCACCTCAGTCACGAACACGTCGATCTCGCTCGCTTGGGTTCCGTCGGAGATGGATGCGAACAACACGGAAAACCGGCCCATCGATTATCTGGTGCAGTACGGCAAGGTGAACAACATGACGATGTACGAGACCGTGATCAAGCTGGAGCAT GAGCTCAACACCACGGAAACGGACGTTGAGCTGAAGGAGCTTGAACCGAAGGCGTTGTACCGTATCACGGTGGTCGCTCGTGGTGATCACGGTACCTCGCTACCGTCTTCGATGTTACTGATCAACACCTCCCGGACGGATTCAGCTAGCACGGTGTACGGTGCACCATCTCCACCACATTCGCTGTCGGTTTCTGCACACAGTGCCACCTGGATCACGGTATCCTGGCAGCCGCCCGAGTTCTCGCATCCACACGAGAGCATCACGTACCGTGTGATCCACAAGGTGGCCAACAACTACACCGTGATCGACACGCGGTTGCTGTGGGTGCGTGTTAACAATCTGCTCCCAAACACGCAGCACATCGTGTACGTGGTGGCGATCGGCTCGAAGGGAACTAGTCTGCCATCGGAGACGCTTGTCGCGTGGACTGATCCTGCTTTGCCGGCTTACGTTGAT CCCCCGACGGTACACCCATCAGACATCATCTCTGAGGGTGGTTCGATGACCATTCTCTGCCTGGCGATGGGTAATCCTGCTCCAACCATCTCGCTGTATGTCGGAGGACACCTGGTGCGGCAGGACACCTCGCGACACATGATCACCGTGATTCACAACGTCACCACCGATATGGAGCACATCTCTTGCTACGCGGACAATGGCTACGGCATTCCGATGCAGGCTGCCAAGAAGGTCAACATCAGCT TTGCGCCACGTATTCAAGCATCGGGCATTACGGTGGCATCCGTGGGTGAGTCCGTTGACTTGCGGTGTACTATCCGTGCGCGACCGATTCCGAAGACCATGTTCTGGCGAGATCATGACGGACGCGTACCAGTCATCCAGGGTGGCAACTACGATATGTCCATGAAGAACGACGTTGAT GACAACTCCCTGTACGTGATGACACTGTCAATCGCTAAGCTGAGCTCACAAGACGTTGGGGACTACTTCTGCCACGCCGAGAACGCCCTGGGTTCGTCGACACGTGCGGTGTCAGTTCGCATCCGCAATACGGCCGCATCGTCCAACATATCCGAATGCTGCATGGCTCAGAACGTGTCGTCCGCGTGCATGAGCGCCTGTTCGTTCTACATCGACATCGAGAGTGTGATCGATCGGCCAGAATGTATCGTCGACTTCGACAAGCTAATGCGTTGTGCTGCCGATGGTTCCGATCATCGTGGTTGTTGTGCCTCGAAGGAAGTACCGAGACGCTGTTTGAACTGGTGCCGTGGTGAACCGATCACTCCGCCTGGTATCTGCGCGTTACAGCACACGCGCACGATCGTCGGTTGTTTCCAGGAAAATCGCGATCGTCTCCCAGGACCACCCCAGAACCTGAAGGTGCAAGTACTAAGCGATGAGGAAGTTCTGATTCG CTGGGATCCACCGGCCAAGAACCCAACGACCGTCGAGGGATACCGAGTGTTCTGGCATGATCTGGAACCCGTCACCGACAACCTATCGAACGTGATCAACGGACTAgcgacgagccggttggacGCGAAAGAGACGAGCATTAAACTGGAGGGTCTCAAACCGAACGTCATGTACGAGTTGGTGATCAAAGCCGGCAATCATTTGGGTGCGTCGGTGCTTTCGGATCCGCTACGGTTCACTCTGGGCGATCAGCACATCACGAGTGCGTCTCACGGTACCAATGCCGGTGTGGTTAGTGGCATCATTGCTGGGTTGCTTGCGATTATGCTCGCGATCGCGGCGATCTTCGTCGTGAAGCAGCGAAGATTTGGCCAGAAACAAGCGAACGGTGGTGTGGCGTTTGAGAACCCGAGCTATCTGCGCGAGATGAACGTTGAGCATGTGCAG ATTCCGGCCGTTTCCGGGCAAGGCGTCGGTAATGGAGCCGACTGGCGGCAGGAATCACTTCACACCGCGAACGGAACGGCCACGACCGGGCTGAACCACGATAATGCCGTCGTCCCGATGGCCACCGAGGTCAACCCGTCACTGTACGAAGAGCTCAAGCTTGGCCACGATCGAGCCGGCTTCAAACGACTGGTCTCCTAG
- the LOC128731847 gene encoding amyloid protein-binding protein 2-like gives MISELFQTMHKARFSGIRIVPENSPSLQQSCVRAFVAESVRVVKNGPSCDDRLEQLQFLPAPLLTPILDRMSSHPELRGRLRDKLTDPVLFMRLFNGYAADFDTLERCLREAAQVSDRPAVLKDLAVNYCDMLRVELRKGGSLAERQPDAVRSRVRESLRLGDYLYEAGWCRCGADVLALAHELLELLPMATSRLQLEMECLVRLLRAQIGACLTSRAASTVDRLLTFVGGPGGDPTGEQLPVPLVKAYLQLGSYYYHVQDYDRCHHWALRALGATVDGNAPANGDAIDVLQLIALFCIAKERHDLGNMLISQAVRRARTEYGSLHRRYADVLQQYGFVLLRMNAILPAITAFTECLDVTGRVYGMASPHAVILEGYLAHCLYLRSHTTGRFDMALRHAEAALELAQRLMPTSRRVRQQLEHTRDLILRGPDRQRDTKESQPTREREYRAFTLHEIKEKFFELDSSFERDGLACSG, from the coding sequence ATGATTTCGGAACTATTTCAAACCATGCACAAGGCGCGGTTCAGCGGCATCCGGATTGTGCCGGAAAATTCGCCCTCACTGCAGcaatcgtgcgtgcgtgcattcgTGGCGGAAAGTGTCCGCGTTGTGAAGAACGGCCCCAGCTGTGACGATCGGCTCGAGCAGCTGCAGTTCCTACCTGCACCGTTGCTAACACCCATCCTGGACCGGATGAGCAGCCATCCGGAGCTTCGTGGAAGGCTGCGTGACAAGCTCACGGATCCGGTGCTGTTTATGCGGCTGTTCAACGGGTATGCGGCCGATTTTGACACCCTCGAGCGGTGTCTGCGTGAAGCCGCCCAAGTCAGCGATCGTCCGGCGGTTCTGAAGGACCTCGCCGTCAATTACTGTGATATGTTGCGCGTCGAGTTGCGCAAGGGCGGATCCTTGGCCGAAAGGCAACCGGATGCGGTTAGATCGCGCGTGAGAGAATCACTCCGTCTCGGGGACTATCTGTACGAGGCCGGTTGGTGCCGGTGTGGAGCTGACGTGCTCGCACTCGCCCACGAACTGCTCGAACTGCTGCCCATGGCGACATCTCGCCTGCAGCTCGAGATGGAGTGCTTAGTGCGGCTGCTGCGTGCCCAAATCGGGGCTTGTCTGACGTCACGAGCGGCCTCCACCGTCGACCGGTTGCTCACCTTCGTCGGTGGACCGGGTGGCGATCCCACCGGCGAACAACTGCCGGTTCCTCTAGTCAAGGCCTACCTGCAGCTTGGCAGCTATTACTACCACGTGCAGGACTACGATCGCTGCCATCACTGGGCTCTGCGAGCTCTCGGGGCAACCGTGGACGGGAACGCTCCAGCCAACGGGGACGCGATCGATGTCCTGCAGTTGATCGCACTTTTCTGCATCGCGAAGGAACGCCACGACCTTGGTAACATGCTGATCAGCCAGGCAGTACGGCGGGCTCGCACCGAGTACGGAAGTCTGCACCGACGGTACGCGGATGTCCTTCAACAGTACGGGTTCGTGTTGCTGCGCATGAACGCAATCCTGCCGGCTATCACCGCGTTCACGGAGTGTCTCGATGTCACCGGACGTGTGTACGGGATGGCAAGCCCACACGCCGTCATCCTTGAAGGCTACCTAGCGCACTGTCTCTATTTGCGCTCGCACACGACCGGGCGGTTTGATATGGCTCTACGCCATGCCGAAGCTGCCCTCGAGCTGGCCCAGCGGCTTATGCCGACGAGCCGGCGTGTCCGGCAGCAGCTGGAGCACACGCGTGATTTGATCCTGCGAGGTCCTGACCGCCAGCGGGACACCAAAGAGAGCCAACCGACCCGGGAGCGCGAATATCGCGCCTTCACGCTGCACGAAATCAAAGAGAAGTTCTTCGAGCTGGACTCGTCCTTCGAGCGTGACGGGCTTGCTTGTAGCGGTTAA